A region of Thermoplasmataceae archaeon DNA encodes the following proteins:
- a CDS encoding winged helix-turn-helix transcriptional regulator, whose protein sequence is MAVTTKYATIDQKAISNCKVITGGYNRLFKTWTLPVLHGIGLSQPVRFNELKRRIPNISSSSLSDRLSDLVDAGIVMREVYPGTPPAVNYAFTEKGRELRMILSDLDNWIIRWEK, encoded by the coding sequence ATGGCTGTCACTACTAAGTATGCAACAATTGACCAGAAGGCTATCAGCAACTGTAAGGTCATAACGGGTGGATACAACAGACTTTTCAAGACCTGGACGCTGCCTGTGCTGCACGGCATTGGCCTGAGCCAGCCGGTGAGGTTCAACGAACTAAAGAGGAGAATTCCAAACATTAGCTCTAGTAGCCTCTCTGACAGGCTCTCTGATCTGGTTGATGCGGGTATCGTGATGCGCGAAGTCTATCCCGGCACGCCACCAGCCGTGAATTATGCCTTCACAGAAAAAGGAAGGGAACTGAGAATGATACTCTCAGACCTAGACAACTGGATAATCAGATGGGAAAAATGA
- a CDS encoding YceI family protein, whose product METQNTERTWTIDQAHTSVEFSVRHMMITSVKGVFEKVEGNVTGNPENLENAKARVSIQTGSVSTREDQRDGHLKSQDFFYSEKYPTMDFVTTRIKRKSGNEYTVTGNLTIRDVTKEMTLNGEMEGTIKDPYGNNRFGFSADGELNRDDFGLRWNTPLDNGGVMVGSKVKISIHLEVVEKKEK is encoded by the coding sequence ATGGAAACGCAAAACACTGAGAGGACCTGGACCATTGATCAGGCCCATACTAGCGTCGAATTCTCGGTCAGACACATGATGATCACCAGTGTCAAGGGAGTATTCGAGAAAGTTGAGGGAAACGTTACAGGGAACCCGGAAAATCTTGAGAACGCGAAGGCAAGAGTCAGCATTCAGACGGGAAGTGTCAGCACCAGGGAAGACCAGAGGGATGGGCACCTGAAATCGCAGGATTTCTTCTATTCGGAAAAGTACCCAACCATGGATTTTGTAACAACCAGGATAAAGCGAAAATCTGGGAACGAATATACGGTAACGGGCAATCTCACGATAAGAGATGTCACTAAGGAAATGACCCTCAACGGTGAGATGGAGGGGACAATAAAGGATCCTTACGGAAACAACAGGTTTGGTTTCTCAGCTGACGGCGAACTGAACAGGGATGATTTTGGCCTCAGATGGAACACTCCACTGGACAATGGCGGCGTGATGGTTGGATCAAAAGTAAAGATATCAATACATCTTGAAGTAGTGGAAAAGAAAGAAAAATAA